From Triticum urartu cultivar G1812 chromosome 2, Tu2.1, whole genome shotgun sequence, a single genomic window includes:
- the LOC125533885 gene encoding uncharacterized protein LOC125533885, producing MDRKRPSAARARGSKRPRRTADAVPASDASGWASLHADLVRLVGWRALAGDIRDYVRFRAVCPHWRACSVCPRGRGVVDPRFYPRRWMMLPEGHGLYPGHGRLRGYIRFFNLSTGAIVRCLLPLFKNHCVLDSVDGLLLLQRDEDTAVRLLNPFTGDIVDLPPLATLVPPPGSNPTINGIAWGYFRNIGATSVSVSADGAVITVMIVFYNISVLGFATSKDHRWNVPSWRLSPIGRLISSQGKLYMMDNPTFDTVLHGDTQIFQISPPEHEGMASGSSPMPSKKLIATCPAGKMPTPQYLAQCDSEILVIGYRDGFFTHPLVYRLSDLILDRIVPVTSIEGNVLFIAERILSVSRSALPNLAGDSIVIVHPREVYLAECRLNTDTWLQAADGRIARCDLSRPYSLIYHIFSCCHRASW from the coding sequence ATGGACCGGAAGCGCCCCTCGGCCGCGCGTGCGCGCGGCAGCAAGCGCCCTCGACGCACAGCCGACGCCGTCCCCGCCTCGGACGCCTCTGGGTGGGCGTCCCTGCACGCGGATTTAGTTCGTCTGGTCGGGTGGAGGGCGCTGGCCGGCGACATCCGGGACTACGTCCGGTTCCGCGCCGTCTGCCCCCACTGGCGGGCATGCTCCGTCTGCCCGCGCGGCCGCGGCGTTGTCGACCCGCGGTTCTACCCGCGCAGGTGGATGATGCTGCCGGAGGGCCACGGCCTGTACCCTGGCCACGGCAGGCTGCGCGGGTACATCCGCTTCTTCAACCTCTCCACCGGCGCCATCGTGCGCTGCCTGCTCCCGCTTTTCAAGAACCACTGCGTCCTCGACTCGGTCGACGGCCTCCTCCTCCTGCAACGGGACGAGGACACGGCCGTCCGTCTCCTAAACCCCTTCACCGGCGACATTGTGGACCTCCCGCCGCTCGCGACCCTCGTGCCTCCTCCCGGATCCAACCCGACCATCAATGGAATAGCCTGGGGGTATTTTAGAAACATCGGTGCCACCTCCGTTAGCGTCAGTGCAGATGGAGCAGTCATCACTGTCATGATCGTGTTTTATAACATATCTGTGTTAGGCTTTGCTACCTCCAAGGACCATCGGTGGAATGTCCCGAGCTGGAGGCTCTCACCAATTGGGAGGCTGATATCATCCCAAGGCAAGCTATACATGATGGATAACCCCACATTtgacaccgttcttcatggtgaCACTCAGATTTTCCAGATCAGCCCACCTGAGCACGAGGGGATGGCATCAGGTTCGTCTCCGATGCCATCAAAGAAGTTGATTGCCACATGCCCGGCCGGCAAAATGCCCACCCCTCAGTACCTGGCACAATGTGACTCGGAGATCCTGGTGATCGGGTATAGGGACGGATTCTTCACGCACCCCTTGGTTTACAGACTCTCCGACCTTATCCTTGACAGGATCGTCCCAGTAACTAGTATCGAAGGCAATGTTCTGTTCATTGCTGAAAGGATTCTGAGTGTGAGCCGTAGTGCCTTGCCGAACCTTGCTGGTGACTCCATTGTAATCGTTCATCCCCGCGAAGTATATTTGGCGGAATGCCGCCTCAATACTGACACATGGTTACAGGCAGCGGATGGACGTATCGCAAGATGTGATTTATCGAGGCCTTACAGCCTCATTTATCATATCTTCTCTTGTTGCCACCGTGCTTCTTGGTGA
- the LOC125533886 gene encoding oleosin 16 kDa-like — protein MAADHHRDRGVLGGGGAFGDRSGHGGYGGDHHEQQQQKQPAMMCALKAATAATAAGSLLVLSGLILAGTVIALTVATPVLVIFSPVLVPAAIALALMSAGFVTSGGLGVAALSVFSWMYKYLTGKHPPGADQLDHAKARLASKARDIKDAAQTRIDQAQGA, from the coding sequence ATGGCGGCTGACCACCACAGAGACAGGGGCGtcctaggcggcggcggcgccttCGGCGACCGCAGTGGCCACGGCGGCTACGGCGGCGACCACcacgagcagcagcagcagaagcagcccGCGATGATGTGCGCTCTGAAGGCCGCGACGGCGGCCACGGCAGCCGGGTCACTGCTGGTGCTGTCCGGGCTGATCCTGGCCGGCACCGTCATCGCGCTCACCGTGGCGACGCCCGTGCTGGTCATCTTCAGCCCGGTGCTGGTGCCGGCGGCCATCGCGCTGGCGCTCATGTCCGCGGGGTTCGTGACGTCCGGCGGGCTGGGCGTGGCGGCGCTGTCCGTGTTCTCGTGGATGTACAAGTACCTCACCGGCAAGCACCCGCCGGGCGCCGACCAGCTGGACCACGCCAAGGCGCGGCTCGCGTCCAAGGCCCGCGACATCAAGGACGCCGCGCAGACCCGCATCGACCAGGCGCAGGGGGCTTGA